ATGTCTCCTCTGAAACCCACACAGCATCGTTATCAGCCAACCAACTGCCCGCCGAGGACCAGCCTTCACCCTCtgcatccctcctcctcttccctcttctcTTCATCCACACTGCCGCCCTGCTCACCCCTGCCGTCGGAGCCTCGGAGCTGCTTCCGCAGGGACAGCGCCGGTCTGAACAAGAAGCGTGTAGTCTTTGCAGATGCCAAGGGATTGGCTCTCACCGCCGTGCGGCTATTTATTCCTGAGCCCTCTTCCCCTGCTTCTGCTCTGATGATGAAACCCTCTTTGGCCAAACTGCAAGGCCAACAGCCAACCTCAAACAAACTGCAGCGCTACAAGTTACGGCTGGCTTTCCCTCAGCCAACGCTGGACGTTAAAGTCTTCCTGGCACGTCTCCGAGAGATGCATGTGCAGCTGGAGAGCTGCAACATTTCAGAGCACTCCTTGAGCGGCACAGTGCGTGTCTCCCACGTAGGAACTGACAAGGCTGTGCATGTTCGGGTGACCTTTGACTCTTGGAGGAGTCAACATGACATTCCCTGCACGTTCCTGCAGCAGCATCGCTTTGGGGGTTCTGACATGGATGTTTTTACCTTTGACTTAAGTTTACCAAAGAACATAGATCCAAAGGAGCGAGTAGAGTTTTGTGTGTACTTCAGGCCTGGACCTGGAGCAGCGCCACACTGGGACAACAACAGAGGGCAGAATTACAGGGTGTGTGTGGAAACAGATGGATCAAATGGTTACCAAGCCGATGCTTACCATTGGTACCCCACACTCTCACAACATCGGCCGCCATCGGGGCCTTCGCATGTGTCCCTCAGTACGCAGAACTCTGCCGATGTGCAGCACCTTCAGAGGAGTTTATCAAACAGAGTCAGAGCAGAGTGTAAAACTCTCTGCTCGACGAAGAAGAGCAGTGACATTGGCCCACACCCTCTCAAACGAGCTGTGCATATGTAAATAATGTCTAAATTAagtaatatttatttgaaagtaAAGGCTTTTAGGAATGTAAGGACTCTCTGAGATCTCCAGTGTTGGATGGTCCAAAGCCCACTGTTCAAAAACAGCTTACCCACCTGAGCTGAGCTACCCTGCCGAAATGTGAATAATACATGCTGCATTAATGTTCTCATTAaatccatgtttttaaaagaagctattctttctctttctttcctgtGCAGAAGTTAAATCCAAATCATTTAACACATGTCCTTTTTTAGAAATGCAGCTTAAagtgtacagtgtgtttttgtgcactgtAGCGTGACACATAAACCCCGATTAGACACAAGAGGCCCTGGAGTGAAAACATGAGACCTGTGTTTGTCCAAGGGAAGTACACAAAGAGATTATTTTATTGTAAGAACCTTTTGGGCTTATAACTACCAACCCATTTTCTCCAGATGAATGTCATATGATGTACTTTCACAGACATTATTACTCTTGGCTCGGGTTCAGGTTTCCGGTGTGTCTTTTCATACGGTACGTCATGCATACCAGACAAAGTAAGTCAACAAACTGAAGGATCTTCCTGGCATGGGGGGGTTTTGCACGGGGCAGCCTGTTCTAGACACTCCCCTGCGTGCTGTGAGAGCTGGAATAACACGCTGGGAATTGTTCCTTCTTGTTCTGTTCATGATTTGGTATGACAAATAGCAGGTAACCATGGCAGCACCAGAACCAGCGTACATTTTGGATAATACCCGGGCCTGTGTTTACAGGCACAGGGTGGAGCCAAAATTAGATACTGTGGCAGCCGCAGTGAGatagtctgtctgtctgcttctcttgTTCCTTCTTCTTAGTCACCTTTCTGTTAGACCTGTTTCTTTGTCCTTCACTTTCCTTTCTCTCAAAACTCATGTCTTCCCAGGACCACCGCCTTTGAATTGTCATCCACTGGAATGCTGCATGTGAGCAGTTTGCACATGGAGC
The sequence above is drawn from the Epinephelus fuscoguttatus linkage group LG18, E.fuscoguttatus.final_Chr_v1 genome and encodes:
- the ppp1r3c2a gene encoding protein phosphatase 1 regulatory subunit 3C — translated: MNCARVLHALGSHSQPAMMPVDIAMCLSLSQRQPLYQLLSMSPLKPTQHRYQPTNCPPRTSLHPLHPSSSSLFSSSTLPPCSPLPSEPRSCFRRDSAGLNKKRVVFADAKGLALTAVRLFIPEPSSPASALMMKPSLAKLQGQQPTSNKLQRYKLRLAFPQPTLDVKVFLARLREMHVQLESCNISEHSLSGTVRVSHVGTDKAVHVRVTFDSWRSQHDIPCTFLQQHRFGGSDMDVFTFDLSLPKNIDPKERVEFCVYFRPGPGAAPHWDNNRGQNYRVCVETDGSNGYQADAYHWYPTLSQHRPPSGPSHVSLSTQNSADVQHLQRSLSNRVRAECKTLCSTKKSSDIGPHPLKRAVHM